One part of the Methanocalculus alkaliphilus genome encodes these proteins:
- a CDS encoding rubredoxin, with the protein MDECFSFRCIVCGFIYDPMRGDPMRGIEPGTQLEDLPDDYTCPVCGVFVVTGNSPFVLIESEGSGCGLERMYGGREEEER; encoded by the coding sequence ATGGATGAATGCTTCTCTTTTCGGTGTATCGTCTGTGGTTTCATCTATGATCCGATGAGAGGAGATCCGATGCGGGGGATCGAACCCGGGACTCAACTTGAAGATCTCCCTGATGACTATACCTGCCCCGTCTGCGGGGTTTTCGTTGTCACCGGAAACTCGCCCTTTGTTCTGATCGAGTCAGAAGGCAGTGGGTGCGGGCTGGAGAGGATGTATGGCGGACGGGAGGAGGAAGAGAGATGA
- a CDS encoding EhaG family protein, translating to MITPFHIGLFAVSLCILATFLAFLQEKDDLHKLILTDLAAIMALFIIALVGTDLAEALILPGLVVGISKLMALAEIYLVKEGIQQEKSSTVLDIEILDTAPSILAAILVIYGIILSGFSGGAIAGLGIIFYLAFKAHDEKFELIETVSGYAWVTWIAAFFIFLIFPSQWFLAVMLAGGGILLKVMAKFSLIGTMRGDPGV from the coding sequence ATGATCACGCCTTTCCATATCGGGTTGTTTGCAGTTTCACTCTGTATCCTTGCCACCTTCCTCGCATTCCTCCAGGAGAAGGATGACCTGCACAAGCTCATCCTGACAGATCTTGCCGCGATTATGGCACTCTTCATCATCGCCCTCGTCGGTACTGATCTCGCGGAGGCGCTCATCCTTCCAGGACTTGTTGTTGGGATATCAAAGCTGATGGCTCTTGCAGAGATCTATCTGGTCAAGGAAGGAATCCAGCAGGAGAAGAGCAGCACAGTTCTTGATATTGAGATCCTTGATACCGCACCTTCAATTCTTGCAGCGATTCTTGTGATCTATGGAATCATCCTGTCCGGATTCTCCGGAGGGGCGATAGCGGGTCTTGGGATCATCTTCTATCTCGCCTTCAAAGCGCATGATGAGAAGTTTGAGCTGATAGAGACGGTCAGTGGATATGCCTGGGTTACATGGATTGCAGCCTTCTTCATCTTCCTCATCTTCCCGTCACAGTGGTTCCTCGCAGTGATGCTGGCAGGAGGGGGAATCCTGCTGAAGGTGATGGCAAAGTTCTCACTCATCGGAACGATGCGGGGTGATCCAGGTGTTTGA
- a CDS encoding DUF2109 family protein has product MESLIAAAICLLIAVYGAFRAVIEKETLARLPFVNVMNFGIAGAIVLILPHPLTLVAAAAYFIGSTLEANAIASAYAKRGGT; this is encoded by the coding sequence GTGGAGAGCCTGATTGCAGCCGCCATCTGCCTTCTGATAGCAGTCTATGGTGCCTTCAGGGCTGTCATCGAAAAGGAGACTCTCGCCAGACTGCCTTTTGTAAATGTGATGAACTTCGGGATCGCCGGAGCCATCGTCCTGATCCTTCCCCATCCCCTCACACTCGTTGCAGCAGCTGCATACTTCATCGGATCTACCCTTGAGGCAAATGCAATTGCCAGTGCCTATGCAAAACGGGGTGGCACATGA
- a CDS encoding DUF2106 family protein, with amino-acid sequence MIRKISKILSNFDNLSRVYAVLIIIVILGGLISIPSMEYHGDRLYPKTIDRDSPLDPYDRGGEPFERADILAEYPENSPYLGFTTAYLTPLAMAVVATTPYMGTTIVAHPGGIIDEILYVTRGLDTVVETAILFVAFAMAAYLYRRRDDE; translated from the coding sequence ATGATACGCAAAATATCCAAAATTCTCTCAAATTTCGACAACCTCTCCCGTGTTTATGCTGTCCTGATCATCATCGTCATCCTTGGTGGTCTCATCAGCATCCCCTCGATGGAATATCATGGCGATCGCCTCTATCCAAAGACGATCGACCGTGACAGCCCCCTCGATCCTTATGATCGGGGAGGCGAGCCATTCGAGAGAGCCGATATCCTCGCCGAATACCCGGAGAACAGCCCATACCTCGGCTTCACCACCGCATACCTGACGCCCCTTGCGATGGCGGTTGTTGCCACAACTCCCTATATGGGAACCACTATCGTCGCCCACCCTGGTGGAATAATCGATGAGATCCTCTATGTAACACGGGGACTTGACACCGTCGTCGAGACGGCGATACTCTTCGTCGCCTTTGCAATGGCGGCATATCTGTACCGACGGAGGGATGACGAATGA
- a CDS encoding formylmethanofuran dehydrogenase subunit A, translated as MGEILLKNAWVIDPISGINGELMDIAMDGGRIVEDVSGKAEVIDAQGFLTLPGGIDSHTHTSGTKVNFGRYMSPEDMRAGRTQKKGPMHITSGYSVPTTYGNSYKYSALGYTCLVEGAMAPLEARHTHEEFAFTPLQDSFANALFDGNWGMLGAIEEGDIKRTAAIIAWTLSAVKGFAVKLTNPGGTEAWGFGKNVSCINQKMPRFDITPTEIIRSAIEANELLNLPHSVHLHCNNLGTPGNYTCTLGTFDLVPDLNDKRQTLYATHVQFHSYGGSGWSDFSSKSEPIARKVNMRPQIVIDMGQVMFGRTTTMTADGPMEFNLYRLHHDKWSNHDVELETGSGIIPVNYRRKNLVNSIMWAIGLELALLVESPWQCLLTTDNPNGAPFVKYPEIIALLMSKKYRDAEFATVHQDTGKRVPLPAIDRELTWHDIAVMTRAGQARALGITGVGKGYLLPGAEADIAVYPMRVDDIDPAQQYEEVIKGFSQTEYTIKRGRVVSRRGDALIHGENTTFWVKPEVPPEYDMTHDERFKEHFERYYSIRMSNYPVQEEYLHRNYCIRTETDL; from the coding sequence ATGGGTGAGATTCTTCTGAAGAATGCCTGGGTCATCGATCCGATATCGGGCATCAATGGCGAGCTGATGGATATCGCAATGGATGGCGGGAGGATCGTTGAGGACGTATCAGGGAAAGCCGAAGTGATCGATGCACAGGGGTTCCTCACCCTGCCAGGGGGTATTGACTCTCATACCCATACCTCCGGGACGAAGGTGAACTTTGGGAGATACATGAGCCCTGAGGATATGCGTGCAGGAAGAACGCAGAAAAAGGGTCCGATGCACATCACCTCCGGGTACAGCGTACCCACAACCTATGGAAACAGCTACAAATACAGTGCTCTTGGATACACCTGCCTCGTCGAAGGGGCGATGGCACCACTGGAAGCGAGGCATACCCATGAGGAGTTTGCCTTCACCCCACTTCAGGACTCATTTGCCAATGCACTCTTTGACGGGAACTGGGGGATGCTTGGAGCAATCGAAGAAGGAGACATCAAACGGACGGCGGCCATCATCGCCTGGACACTCTCAGCAGTGAAAGGTTTTGCGGTTAAGCTTACCAATCCCGGAGGAACCGAGGCATGGGGCTTTGGGAAGAACGTCTCATGCATCAACCAGAAGATGCCACGGTTTGATATCACCCCGACCGAGATCATCAGATCCGCTATCGAGGCGAACGAGCTCCTGAATCTTCCACATTCTGTCCACCTCCATTGTAATAATCTTGGAACCCCGGGCAACTATACCTGCACCCTCGGTACCTTTGACCTCGTCCCGGATCTGAATGACAAGCGGCAGACACTGTATGCAACTCATGTCCAGTTCCACTCATATGGAGGAAGCGGATGGTCCGACTTCTCTTCAAAGAGCGAACCGATTGCTCGAAAGGTGAATATGCGCCCTCAGATCGTCATCGATATGGGCCAGGTGATGTTTGGAAGGACCACAACGATGACGGCAGACGGGCCGATGGAGTTTAACCTCTACCGGCTCCACCATGACAAGTGGAGCAACCATGATGTCGAGCTTGAGACCGGATCCGGGATTATTCCGGTTAATTACCGGAGGAAGAACCTTGTCAACAGCATCATGTGGGCGATCGGCCTTGAACTTGCCCTCCTCGTCGAGAGTCCATGGCAGTGCCTCCTGACGACCGATAATCCAAATGGTGCTCCGTTTGTCAAATACCCTGAGATCATCGCACTTCTGATGAGCAAAAAATACCGGGACGCAGAATTTGCAACGGTTCACCAGGATACCGGGAAGAGAGTGCCCCTCCCTGCCATCGACCGGGAGCTCACCTGGCATGATATCGCGGTGATGACACGTGCCGGCCAGGCACGGGCGCTTGGGATCACCGGTGTCGGCAAGGGATATCTCCTCCCCGGTGCTGAAGCAGATATTGCGGTCTATCCGATGAGGGTTGATGATATTGACCCCGCACAACAGTATGAAGAGGTCATCAAAGGCTTTTCACAGACCGAATATACGATCAAGCGTGGCCGGGTCGTATCCAGGAGGGGTGATGCACTGATTCATGGTGAGAATACCACATTCTGGGTGAAGCCTGAGGTTCCTCCGGAGTATGACATGACGCATGATGAACGGTTCAAGGAACACTTTGAACGGTATTACAGCATCCGAATGAGTAATTATCCGGTCCAGGAGGAATACCTCCACAGGAACTACTGCATCAGGACGGAGACCGATCTATGA
- a CDS encoding nickel-dependent hydrogenase large subunit, whose protein sequence is MKKTVDISLPVGPVHPLFKEPCRIKCETRGEYVLSAEVELGYVKKGIERIMRGRPWQEVMFLAERVCGICSVIHNYTFIEAVEKISGITPPERAAYLRVIVNELDRMQSHLLANYSYCYTIEHETLAMYILNLRETVMDQLELITGARITCSYIVPGGVRWDLPDEKEESLRVALDHIDSELRRFVRIFETGPFIALRSKGIGILTKEAAEAAHAVGPTARASGISVDCRSDHPTYQALGFTPVVRQEGDNYARIMARFEEVFQSTNLIRAALSRMKPGSVRGGGVIRAGAIQYRAEAPRGELLYDLVTDEYGRILEIAIQTPSIMNTQVCAHEMLTDAESAADITSIFISSDPCIACTER, encoded by the coding sequence ATGAAGAAGACAGTTGACATATCCCTCCCAGTTGGTCCGGTACACCCCCTCTTCAAGGAACCCTGCCGGATAAAATGCGAGACACGGGGTGAGTATGTCCTCTCGGCAGAAGTCGAGCTCGGTTATGTAAAGAAAGGGATCGAACGGATTATGCGGGGCCGCCCCTGGCAGGAGGTGATGTTCCTTGCAGAACGGGTCTGTGGGATCTGCTCGGTCATTCATAATTACACCTTCATCGAGGCTGTCGAGAAGATATCCGGGATAACACCCCCTGAACGGGCAGCATACCTCCGTGTCATCGTCAACGAACTCGACCGGATGCAGAGCCATCTTCTGGCAAACTACTCCTACTGCTATACCATCGAGCATGAGACACTCGCGATGTATATCCTCAATCTCCGAGAGACGGTGATGGATCAGCTGGAGCTGATCACCGGTGCACGGATCACCTGCTCATATATCGTCCCTGGAGGTGTCAGGTGGGATCTCCCGGATGAAAAAGAGGAATCCCTCAGGGTGGCTCTTGATCATATCGATTCGGAATTGAGACGCTTTGTGAGGATCTTTGAGACAGGACCTTTCATCGCCCTTCGATCCAAAGGGATCGGCATCCTCACCAAAGAAGCGGCAGAGGCAGCACATGCCGTCGGTCCGACTGCACGGGCAAGCGGGATATCGGTGGACTGTCGATCTGATCATCCGACCTATCAGGCACTTGGCTTTACTCCTGTTGTGCGACAGGAAGGAGATAATTATGCCCGGATCATGGCACGATTTGAGGAGGTCTTTCAAAGCACAAACCTCATCAGGGCGGCTCTTTCCAGGATGAAGCCGGGATCAGTCCGTGGTGGCGGTGTCATACGGGCAGGAGCGATCCAGTACCGGGCAGAGGCCCCGCGTGGCGAACTCCTCTATGATCTCGTCACCGACGAGTATGGCCGTATCCTTGAGATTGCAATCCAGACACCATCTATTATGAATACCCAGGTCTGTGCGCATGAGATGCTGACTGATGCCGAATCCGCAGCCGACATCACATCGATCTTCATCAGTTCAGATCCCTGTATTGCCTGTACGGAGAGGTGA
- a CDS encoding EhaE family protein has product MSPEFIIGCGLLILGTICTAWPSPRDYITRLINIEVAAFGLLLVMLSFDEMIALLTFVAVSAVSVFILVRVIGKKEAAGQ; this is encoded by the coding sequence ATGAGTCCTGAGTTTATCATCGGATGCGGGCTGCTCATCCTTGGAACGATATGTACCGCCTGGCCATCACCGAGGGACTACATCACACGACTGATCAATATCGAAGTGGCGGCATTCGGCCTCCTCCTTGTGATGCTCTCCTTTGATGAGATGATCGCCCTCCTGACATTTGTTGCCGTCTCGGCGGTCAGTGTATTCATCCTCGTCCGGGTTATCGGAAAGAAGGAGGCTGCGGGTCAATGA
- a CDS encoding AI-2E family transporter translates to MPGGGYPDKNVLLVTGVIMAAAAIFFWQLLAIIILAGTLAVILLPIHRQLTRVINPGVSALLIATFVIVFVTFVISFTIAVFYTNSALIEEIIDTILLWLTTLGASGTPTVGESELNDWITLQINNLTAWGISLIYHAPRIVLDILIFLMALMAFLYKGEEMYIRAVNALPGRLSSGLREISKTVVDTLYAIYVVHVVTALITFLLAIPFFYVLGYDHILFYATIAAMFQLVPILGPSLLMLFLGIYAFSMGDYRGVAMIGLVGYPVVCALPDLVFRPLIMGMRASINPLLMWIGFFGGLAIMGLIGFILGPLIIAFVVSGYILLLRELEMAKKQEVASDPKAE, encoded by the coding sequence ATGCCCGGTGGAGGATATCCTGATAAGAATGTGCTGCTGGTAACTGGTGTAATCATGGCAGCCGCCGCAATTTTCTTCTGGCAGCTGCTGGCAATCATCATCCTGGCAGGAACACTTGCCGTTATTCTCCTCCCCATCCATCGGCAGCTGACCAGGGTGATTAATCCGGGGGTCTCCGCACTCCTTATTGCAACCTTTGTCATCGTCTTTGTGACGTTTGTGATCAGTTTTACAATCGCTGTCTTTTATACAAATTCCGCATTAATTGAGGAGATTATCGACACAATCCTCCTCTGGCTGACCACACTCGGCGCGTCCGGGACACCGACGGTTGGAGAGAGCGAACTGAACGATTGGATCACGCTCCAGATAAATAATCTGACTGCATGGGGTATTTCCCTCATTTATCATGCTCCAAGGATTGTCCTTGATATTCTTATCTTCCTGATGGCATTGATGGCTTTCCTGTATAAAGGAGAGGAGATGTATATCCGGGCTGTCAATGCCCTTCCAGGCCGTCTCTCCTCAGGATTGCGGGAGATATCAAAGACCGTTGTTGATACGCTCTATGCAATCTATGTGGTGCATGTGGTGACAGCGTTGATCACCTTCCTCCTTGCAATCCCATTCTTTTATGTCCTCGGCTATGATCACATCCTCTTTTATGCGACGATAGCTGCCATGTTCCAGCTGGTCCCCATCCTTGGCCCCTCGCTCCTGATGCTCTTCCTCGGAATCTATGCGTTTTCGATGGGTGATTACCGGGGTGTCGCCATGATCGGTCTTGTCGGCTATCCGGTCGTCTGCGCACTCCCGGATCTCGTCTTCCGCCCTCTCATCATGGGCATGCGGGCGAGTATCAACCCCCTCCTGATGTGGATCGGCTTCTTTGGGGGACTGGCTATCATGGGCCTCATCGGGTTTATCCTTGGACCTCTGATTATTGCCTTCGTCGTCTCAGGATACATTCTCCTTCTCCGCGAACTTGAGATGGCAAAGAAGCAGGAAGTCGCCAGCGACCCGAAGGCCGAATGA
- a CDS encoding formylmethanofuran dehydrogenase subunit B: MIVEDVPCPFCGCLCDDITLTVKNNRIVGVENCCVLGNAKFLSKKRLKHPIMRKDGSWVEVSFDEAIEETARILTGANRPLLYGWSGTYNEAQVTAVHLAEELGALIDSTTSVCHNPSIIAIQEVGHPGCTLGQVKNRADLVIYWGCNPIEAHPRHLSRYSTYADGYFFENTVRDRKVVVVDIRESETAKIADEFIQVKPGGDYLILSALRAMVRGRGDVVPATVAGVKKEQLERVVEACQNASYGAVFFGLGVSMTRGKYKNIRNAIELVSELNRKTKFTISAMRGHYNVYGFNEVLTWMAGYPFAVDFSRGIAFYNPGETTVIDVLARKEPDACLVVASDPGAHFPKTCIEHMAAIPTIQIDPCVNPTTALCQVQIPVAITGIEVAGTAYRMDGVPIRMKKVVETEFPTDKQVLDRICERVRELNGNG, translated from the coding sequence ATGATAGTTGAAGATGTACCATGCCCTTTCTGCGGCTGTCTTTGTGATGACATCACCCTGACAGTGAAGAACAATCGTATTGTCGGCGTTGAGAACTGCTGTGTGCTTGGTAATGCAAAGTTTCTCTCAAAGAAACGCCTGAAGCACCCGATCATGAGAAAAGACGGTTCATGGGTGGAGGTGAGCTTTGATGAGGCGATTGAGGAGACCGCCCGGATTCTTACCGGAGCAAACCGCCCCCTCCTCTATGGATGGAGCGGAACCTATAATGAGGCGCAGGTGACGGCGGTCCATCTTGCTGAAGAGCTTGGTGCCCTCATCGACAGCACCACATCGGTCTGCCACAACCCTTCCATCATCGCGATTCAGGAGGTGGGCCATCCCGGCTGCACCCTCGGTCAGGTGAAGAACCGGGCAGATCTCGTCATCTACTGGGGGTGCAACCCGATCGAGGCGCACCCCCGCCACCTGAGCAGGTATTCAACCTATGCAGACGGGTACTTCTTTGAAAATACCGTCCGTGACAGAAAAGTCGTCGTCGTCGATATTCGTGAGTCCGAGACGGCAAAGATTGCCGATGAGTTCATCCAGGTGAAACCGGGAGGGGATTATCTCATCCTCTCGGCACTCCGTGCGATGGTGCGAGGACGAGGAGATGTTGTTCCCGCAACGGTTGCAGGTGTGAAGAAGGAGCAGTTGGAGCGGGTCGTTGAGGCCTGCCAGAATGCAAGCTATGGGGCAGTCTTCTTCGGTCTTGGAGTCTCCATGACCAGGGGGAAGTATAAAAATATCAGAAATGCCATCGAGCTCGTCTCTGAACTGAACCGGAAGACGAAGTTTACGATCAGTGCGATGCGGGGCCATTATAACGTCTATGGCTTCAATGAAGTCCTCACCTGGATGGCAGGATATCCGTTTGCTGTAGACTTCTCACGTGGTATCGCTTTTTACAATCCCGGCGAGACAACCGTCATCGATGTACTGGCCAGAAAAGAACCGGATGCATGCCTCGTTGTGGCAAGCGATCCCGGCGCACACTTCCCAAAAACCTGTATTGAACATATGGCAGCAATACCGACCATTCAGATCGATCCATGCGTCAATCCAACGACAGCACTCTGCCAGGTGCAGATCCCCGTTGCGATCACCGGAATCGAGGTTGCAGGAACCGCATACCGAATGGATGGTGTTCCAATCAGGATGAAAAAGGTGGTAGAGACAGAATTTCCAACCGATAAGCAGGTTCTCGACAGGATCTGCGAACGAGTCAGGGAGTTGAATGGAAATGGGTGA
- a CDS encoding NADH-quinone oxidoreductase subunit B family protein: MSIIQRLKNTVRSRSIHVCYVNVGSCNGCDIEIIACLSPRYDIEQYGIYVHNNPREADVLLITGAFSPQWEDKLKQLWEKIPHPKVAIAIGNCPISGCVFNRPETLVDPPVSKHIPIAAEIPGCPPRPTEIISTILSLAPLIFKDYEEKKK, translated from the coding sequence ATGAGTATCATCCAGAGACTGAAGAATACCGTCCGATCACGCTCAATTCATGTCTGCTATGTAAATGTCGGATCCTGCAACGGGTGTGACATTGAGATCATCGCATGCCTCTCCCCGCGCTATGATATTGAACAGTATGGGATCTATGTCCATAACAACCCGCGTGAAGCAGATGTGCTCCTGATAACCGGTGCCTTCTCTCCGCAATGGGAAGATAAACTCAAACAACTCTGGGAGAAGATTCCCCATCCGAAGGTTGCTATCGCCATCGGCAACTGCCCAATCTCAGGTTGTGTATTCAACCGGCCGGAGACGCTCGTCGATCCCCCGGTCTCAAAACATATCCCGATTGCAGCAGAGATTCCCGGTTGCCCGCCACGTCCAACAGAGATTATCAGCACCATCCTCTCACTGGCACCACTCATCTTCAAGGATTACGAGGAGAAGAAGAAATGA
- a CDS encoding respiratory chain complex I subunit 1 family protein: MIEYILAAIFAGLLLHGIHRKVIARVQGRPGPPIWQEILHTLKFLAKETWIPKTASQGVYVGVVAISIGLWVAAFALLMAGESLLLLFALYVLHKIVEHGIGLASGSPYTKFGAIRSVVSAASELPLLASVALIYLITGSLMLRDIEAYQVINGPLLLPALPAAIALYMVILSKVHYGPFSIVEAKELVSGYWTEHFGVWRGVMNAAFGLKTFVLLYAFVMIFIGPVGVPLTLLLILLLMLTLSFVCAATPMLAPYDSVTVQTMTTALIACYIIYLGVFA; encoded by the coding sequence ATGATCGAATATATCCTCGCAGCTATCTTTGCGGGCCTTCTCCTCCACGGCATTCACCGAAAAGTGATCGCACGTGTCCAGGGAAGGCCAGGCCCGCCGATCTGGCAGGAGATACTCCATACCCTCAAGTTCCTTGCAAAAGAGACCTGGATACCAAAGACCGCCAGCCAGGGTGTCTATGTCGGGGTTGTCGCCATATCAATCGGCCTCTGGGTCGCCGCATTTGCCCTCCTGATGGCAGGAGAGAGCCTGCTGCTCCTCTTCGCCCTCTATGTCCTCCATAAGATCGTGGAGCATGGAATAGGGCTTGCCTCAGGCTCGCCGTATACCAAGTTTGGAGCGATACGATCAGTCGTCTCGGCGGCATCGGAGCTTCCGCTCCTCGCCAGTGTCGCTCTCATCTACCTGATCACAGGATCACTGATGCTCCGGGACATTGAGGCGTACCAGGTGATCAACGGACCGCTTCTCCTTCCGGCTCTTCCTGCGGCGATCGCATTGTATATGGTGATCCTCTCAAAGGTCCACTACGGCCCCTTCTCGATCGTCGAGGCAAAAGAACTCGTCTCAGGATACTGGACCGAACACTTCGGGGTCTGGCGCGGGGTAATGAACGCGGCATTCGGTCTGAAGACCTTCGTCCTCCTGTACGCCTTTGTGATGATCTTCATCGGACCGGTCGGGGTTCCGCTGACGCTTCTGCTCATCCTTCTTCTGATGCTGACGCTCTCATTCGTCTGTGCGGCCACACCGATGCTGGCACCCTATGACTCGGTGACGGTTCAGACGATGACAACCGCCCTGATCGCCTGTTATATCATCTACCTGGGGGTCTTTGCATGA
- a CDS encoding DUF2108 domain-containing protein encodes MIDSLVILLLTVLITLGAVATALWKGPFDKLIGLSIITAGIIPFVVMRGYLDVAIVVVLIVPLSTIIILLLLGRPVR; translated from the coding sequence ATGATCGATAGTCTGGTTATCCTGCTCCTGACAGTGCTGATCACGCTTGGAGCGGTCGCTACCGCACTCTGGAAAGGACCCTTTGACAAGCTGATCGGGCTTTCGATCATCACTGCCGGGATCATACCGTTCGTCGTGATGAGAGGGTATCTGGATGTTGCAATCGTCGTCGTCCTCATCGTTCCGCTCTCAACGATCATCATCCTGCTTCTGCTTGGGAGGCCGGTTCGATGA
- a CDS encoding DUF1959 family protein, producing the protein MEYLYEKDLRRMKLLILGSRRHHAATQEIAAILGIHIQGARKILIEQCDMLLLENLPARCDAARRKGTDIEQQLGIHLLTQATLLIPPDKGQKAVAGVMEKIERGLEREIAFKEGRAEILELIRS; encoded by the coding sequence ATGGAATATCTGTATGAGAAGGATCTCAGGAGGATGAAACTGCTGATCCTCGGAAGCCGGAGGCACCATGCCGCCACGCAGGAGATTGCCGCAATCCTTGGTATACATATTCAGGGAGCACGAAAGATCCTTATCGAACAGTGTGATATGCTTCTTCTTGAAAACCTGCCAGCCCGGTGTGATGCCGCACGAAGAAAAGGAACCGATATCGAGCAGCAGCTCGGCATCCACCTCCTGACACAGGCAACCCTTCTTATACCACCGGATAAAGGCCAGAAGGCGGTGGCCGGTGTTATGGAGAAGATCGAGAGAGGACTGGAGAGAGAGATTGCATTTAAAGAAGGGAGAGCAGAGATTCTGGAGCTGATCAGATCATGA
- a CDS encoding molybdopterin dinucleotide binding domain-containing protein has product MRYTLISGRTIPQGSFVEHKISQGYREATSILFIHPMDLFDLGIESGDNVRVSSEAGSVVLKTQETETLREGCVFIALGPYANAITGGYSHGTGMPDYKEISVEIEPTDDPIVTVWDLMEDIGGLRYDS; this is encoded by the coding sequence ATGAGATATACACTCATCTCAGGAAGGACGATCCCGCAGGGATCCTTTGTCGAGCATAAGATCTCACAAGGCTACAGAGAGGCAACCTCGATCCTTTTCATCCATCCGATGGATCTCTTCGATCTTGGTATCGAGTCGGGTGACAATGTCCGTGTCTCAAGTGAGGCAGGATCTGTGGTCCTGAAAACCCAGGAGACAGAGACCTTACGGGAAGGGTGTGTCTTTATTGCCCTTGGACCATATGCAAACGCCATCACCGGCGGATACAGTCATGGAACAGGGATGCCTGATTATAAGGAGATTTCTGTCGAGATTGAACCGACAGACGATCCTATCGTCACGGTATGGGATCTGATGGAAGATATTGGAGGGCTCCGTTATGATAGTTGA
- a CDS encoding 4Fe-4S binding protein → MTSIIWYIREFLRPAWISRFLTAKTEPLVTPPYFRDFPVTTENECTQCLACMMICPAPEAIVVVKRGGIWRPEITKGHCIRCGLCVEACPEDVLASGQILAIKKEEKLLISGTYHISINPKTCMGCGNCSVVCPVNREIDPSLRSSGTSRSNEVIMRVDTGQTKVFHEEKCTGCKTCEEHCPNNAIRVARVVEATEGEEV, encoded by the coding sequence GTGACATCGATCATCTGGTATATCAGAGAGTTCCTCCGTCCTGCATGGATCAGCAGGTTTCTGACAGCGAAGACCGAACCGCTGGTGACCCCGCCGTACTTCAGAGACTTCCCTGTAACGACTGAGAATGAATGTACGCAGTGTCTCGCCTGTATGATGATCTGTCCTGCACCTGAGGCGATCGTTGTTGTGAAACGCGGAGGTATATGGAGACCTGAGATAACAAAAGGGCATTGTATCCGTTGCGGCCTCTGCGTCGAGGCATGCCCGGAGGATGTCCTTGCAAGCGGACAAATTCTTGCAATAAAGAAAGAGGAGAAACTGCTCATCTCAGGGACCTATCATATCAGCATTAATCCAAAGACCTGTATGGGATGTGGAAACTGTTCGGTGGTCTGCCCGGTGAATCGTGAGATCGATCCCTCATTGCGATCAAGTGGGACATCACGATCGAACGAAGTGATCATGCGGGTTGATACCGGCCAGACCAAAGTCTTCCATGAGGAGAAATGTACAGGATGCAAAACCTGCGAGGAACACTGCCCAAACAATGCCATCCGGGTTGCGCGTGTTGTTGAGGCAACAGAGGGGGAGGAGGTATGA